One window of the Daphnia pulex isolate KAP4 chromosome 8, ASM2113471v1 genome contains the following:
- the LOC124200525 gene encoding uncharacterized protein LOC124200525, producing MSNSPTREISHAVKFNGKNFPLWKFGCWLKLEQHNLVQIVNGTEQIPEQDFNEDGEVVNFEAIKDWARRDILARNYLIATIEHQQQRTLINCHTAHEMWTRLSAQHLQDAAENQHVLQHRFYEYQYQPSHDIISHITEIETLAS from the exons ATGTCTAACTCGCCGACTAGAGAAATCAGCCATGCAGTCAAATTCAATGGCAAGAACTTTCCACTCTGGAAGTTCGGATGCTGGCTCAAACTCGAACAGCACAACCTTGTGCAGATTGTCAATGGAACCGAACAAATTCCAGAACAG GATTTCAATGAAGACGGCGAAGTGGTCAACTTCGAAGCCATCAAAGATTGGGCAAGAAGGGACATACTTGCTCGTAATTACCTGATTGCTACGATTGAACATCAGCAACAAAGGACTCTCATTAACTGTCATACTGCTCACGAGATGTGGACGCGCCTGTCCGCACAGCACCTTCAAGATGCCGCAGAGAATCAACACGTGTTGCAGCATAGATTCTACGAATATCAATATCAACCCAGTCATGATATTATATCTCACATCACTGAGATTGAAACCCTGGCGTCATAA